In Pseudomonas coleopterorum, the genomic window GAGCCACGTTTGAGTGCTACTCGCACTCGGCGGGCCATGCTCAGAGATTGCTCAAATGTTCGCGCAGGAAGTCGACCAGGACCTGCACCGGTCGTGACGTCTGCCGATGCTGCGGATACACGGCCGAGAGCGCCAAAGGCTCGGTAACGAACTCATCCAGTACGGTTTGCAGTTGCCCTGACGCCAGTGCGTGTTGAACGATGAATCGAGGCAGGTAGGCGATTCCCATGCCGGCCACTGCTGCCTCGCACAACAACTCGCCGTTGTTGGCGCGCATGCGCCCGCTCACACCGATCACCAGCGGTTTGCCCCCCACTTCGAAGCGCCATTGCACCTGGCGCGCGTGGCCGTAGGGCAGACAGTCATGGGTGGTCAGTTCCTGGGGCGTGGTGGGTCGGCCACGTGTAGCCAGATAGTCCGGGCTTGCGCAGTACACGCGGGCGATGGAGGCGATGCGCCGGGCGACCAGCGACGAGTCTTCCAGCGTGCCGATGCGCAGGACCAGATCGTAGCCTTCGCCGAGCAGGTCGACGGGGCGATCGCTGAGGTCGATTTCGACCTGGACCTGAGGGTAGCGTTGCAGGAATCGGGGCATGAGCGTGCTCAATTGCGCCATGGCGAAGGACAGTGGCGCACTCACCCGCAACGTGCCGCGGGGTTCGGCGGCCTGGCCAGCGATGACCTGTTCGACCTGTTCCACTTCAGCCAGCAGACGCACGGCAGAGTCGTAATAGCTCTGGCCCAGGGCGGTGACATCCAGGCGGCGCGTGGAGCGATTGAGCAGGCGTGCGCCCAGGCGGTTTTCCAGCTGCATCAAGCGGCGACTGATGTATTGCTTGGAAACCCCCAATTGCTCGGCGGCGGCCGTGAAGCTGTGCGAGTCCAGCACCTGAACGAAAAGCCGCATGTCTTCGAACGCGTTCATCGTCACTCCTCGGTTGACAATGCATTGTGGGTCAGGCGCTGTGCCCATACAACTGCGGTGCTCCCGGACGCCGTAAGCCTGGAAGAACGAGCGAGATAAAGGGTGACATATCGCATCGAGCGCAAGGATTTCGATCAGCGGGCGAACCTGCTCCCGGTTGCACAGTCACACCCTTTAGTCC contains:
- a CDS encoding LysR family transcriptional regulator → MNAFEDMRLFVQVLDSHSFTAAAEQLGVSKQYISRRLMQLENRLGARLLNRSTRRLDVTALGQSYYDSAVRLLAEVEQVEQVIAGQAAEPRGTLRVSAPLSFAMAQLSTLMPRFLQRYPQVQVEIDLSDRPVDLLGEGYDLVLRIGTLEDSSLVARRIASIARVYCASPDYLATRGRPTTPQELTTHDCLPYGHARQVQWRFEVGGKPLVIGVSGRMRANNGELLCEAAVAGMGIAYLPRFIVQHALASGQLQTVLDEFVTEPLALSAVYPQHRQTSRPVQVLVDFLREHLSNL